One window of the Archangium primigenium genome contains the following:
- a CDS encoding PepSY-associated TM helix domain-containing protein, with amino-acid sequence MKFTPRTFRIQWDLHAWAGVLASLFLFVVFFCGVFSLFREELELWQEPAFHTAPPAPAPPSFDALLRQVSALGPFPRGAHVGLLSHEETRLVTAYLFEPTGLRELWLDPATGSASPARSRLASELYWMHFFYRVPWGMELSGLLAVALLATLVSGLVIHLKDLRRQWWSFRPALKARFSSSDAHKVLGVFGLPFTAMMGWTGAILCLSGLLAQGVTATVYRGDADRVAALRGYAQFVRAETKRDAVMLPLDTLIARAREAVPGAEGTPRYVDVQLWGDANAWVGVYFQLAPLGADHYAMMDAVEGRPLSTSQGDRRPLFTLERVLFDLHYAHFGGLLLKGLYALLALAMCVVILTGNLIWLERRDAARAHWGNRCLERLTVGTSAGLVLGSAVYFVANRALPGGLERRADWEFGLFLGAWALGAAVTLVPRFASRRMGAGLCAGAALLFTGVVAADVVFQDVNLFTALARGQEPVFIAQVLLCALAAGAGAVAWGLGRPRPPAKG; translated from the coding sequence TTGAAGTTCACCCCTCGGACGTTCCGCATCCAGTGGGACCTGCACGCCTGGGCCGGGGTCCTCGCGAGCCTGTTCCTCTTCGTCGTCTTCTTCTGTGGCGTCTTCTCGCTCTTCCGCGAGGAGCTCGAGCTCTGGCAGGAGCCCGCCTTCCACACGGCCCCGCCGGCCCCGGCGCCGCCCTCCTTCGATGCGCTGCTGCGCCAGGTGTCCGCCCTGGGCCCCTTCCCGCGCGGCGCGCACGTGGGCCTGCTCAGCCACGAGGAGACGCGGCTCGTCACGGCCTATCTCTTCGAGCCCACGGGCCTGCGGGAGCTGTGGCTGGATCCCGCCACGGGCAGCGCGAGCCCCGCGCGCAGCCGGCTCGCGAGCGAGCTGTACTGGATGCACTTCTTCTACCGGGTGCCCTGGGGCATGGAGCTGTCGGGCCTGCTGGCGGTGGCGCTGCTCGCCACGCTGGTGAGCGGGCTCGTCATCCACCTCAAGGACCTGCGCCGGCAGTGGTGGTCCTTCCGGCCCGCGCTCAAGGCGCGCTTCTCCTCGTCGGACGCCCACAAGGTGCTGGGCGTGTTCGGCCTGCCCTTCACCGCGATGATGGGCTGGACGGGCGCCATCCTGTGCCTCTCCGGCCTGCTGGCCCAGGGCGTCACGGCCACGGTGTACCGGGGTGACGCGGACCGGGTGGCCGCGCTGCGGGGCTATGCGCAGTTCGTGCGCGCGGAGACGAAGCGCGACGCCGTCATGTTGCCGCTGGACACCCTCATCGCGCGCGCCCGCGAGGCCGTGCCGGGCGCGGAGGGCACGCCCCGCTACGTGGACGTGCAGCTCTGGGGCGATGCGAACGCCTGGGTGGGCGTCTACTTCCAGCTCGCGCCGCTGGGCGCGGACCACTACGCCATGATGGACGCCGTGGAGGGTCGGCCCCTGTCCACGAGCCAGGGGGACCGCCGGCCGCTCTTCACCCTCGAGCGCGTGCTGTTCGACCTGCACTACGCCCACTTCGGGGGCCTGCTGCTCAAGGGGCTCTACGCGCTGCTGGCCCTGGCCATGTGCGTCGTCATCCTCACGGGCAACCTCATCTGGCTGGAGCGCCGGGACGCGGCGCGCGCCCACTGGGGCAACCGGTGCCTGGAGCGGCTGACGGTGGGCACCTCGGCGGGCCTGGTGCTCGGCAGCGCCGTCTACTTCGTGGCCAACCGCGCGCTGCCCGGCGGCCTGGAGCGGCGCGCGGACTGGGAGTTCGGCCTGTTTCTCGGGGCCTGGGCGCTGGGGGCGGCCGTGACGCTCGTGCCTCGCTTCGCGTCCCGGCGGATGGGCGCGGGCCTGTGCGCGGGCGCCGCGCTGCTCTTCACGGGCGTCGTGGCCGCGGACGTCGTGTTCCAGGACGTGAACCTCTTCACGGCCCTGGCGCGGGGACAGGAGCCGGTGTTCATCGCCCAGGTGCTGCTGTGCGCGCTGGCGGCGGGCGCGGGGGCCGTGGCCTGGGGGCTCGGGCGCCCGCGTCCGCCGGCGAAGGGCTGA
- a CDS encoding DUF1360 domain-containing protein — MVKALSERTLFAGYDNKDDMPLGSYAVLMGVYGGALTGYFAWRGGGGRRAFPRMDLGDVLLFGLATHKITRIIAKDFVTAPVRAPFVRFEQKERASEVSESSRGEGLQRAVGDLISCTFCLGPWVAGALAAVHALRPRETRLVASIFALTTLSDFLHRSYEWVGQGLKRTRERAKAVELSEGTSQERDSAQAH, encoded by the coding sequence ATGGTGAAGGCACTGTCGGAGCGCACGCTCTTCGCGGGATACGACAACAAGGACGACATGCCCCTGGGCTCCTACGCCGTGCTGATGGGCGTGTATGGCGGCGCGCTGACGGGCTACTTCGCCTGGCGGGGTGGGGGAGGCCGACGGGCCTTTCCCCGGATGGACCTGGGCGACGTGCTGCTGTTCGGGCTGGCCACCCACAAGATCACCCGCATCATCGCCAAGGACTTCGTCACCGCGCCGGTGCGCGCGCCCTTCGTGCGCTTCGAGCAGAAGGAGCGCGCGAGCGAGGTGAGCGAGTCCTCCCGGGGCGAGGGGCTGCAGCGCGCGGTGGGGGATTTGATCTCCTGCACGTTCTGCCTCGGCCCGTGGGTCGCCGGGGCGCTCGCCGCGGTGCACGCCCTCCGACCCCGGGAGACGCGGCTCGTGGCGTCCATCTTCGCGCTCACCACCTTGTCGGACTTCCTCCACCGCTCCTACGAGTGGGTGGGGCAGGGGCTCAAGCGGACCCGCGAGCGCGCCAAGGCCGTGGAGCTGTCCGAGGGCACTTCGCAGGAGCGCGACAGCGCCCAGGCCCACTGA
- a CDS encoding right-handed parallel beta-helix repeat-containing protein: MPELQDGWGFKSAWGLFTCLLLAACAPEPGVEEAQLVDLEPPGLQPPVTTPEGTPAPAPAPEGGLPSPEPTGATWFVSTQGKDTAPGTSAAPLRTVRRAVALAQPGDLIRVRSGVYAEDFVFDDRGATAAAITVRGEGSPLPTLVPGGGSTTVVRVQGRWRLESLRVDVGGAPMLAVLFEKSSRGAVLAGSELRSGAAGAGVLVEGAQDVLLRDNHIHHFIREDRDSHGVLVVGPSRGVTVRGNDIHHNSGDSIQCQAGSAPAQVLLIEDNTLHDEGENGVDIKRCLDVTVRGNVMRGFPNTAIRALGSSAGEAVVIHESAQRVLVQDNILSRAGRGVSILADAAPPEDIRVENNLFQEIRDVPEGNGQGVRVAGARNVTVVGNTFERTASWAMMLAADGVEVPGLEVRDNTLPGTSASLLVRLGEARYRPGMVLRDNHYARQGILKADHVTDALTGANARFLPDFPGDRLTLSSDAKLQVWRQVLGLDSGTTLLE, encoded by the coding sequence ATGCCGGAACTCCAGGACGGGTGGGGCTTCAAGAGCGCGTGGGGTCTGTTCACTTGTCTGCTGCTGGCCGCGTGCGCGCCAGAGCCCGGCGTGGAGGAGGCCCAGCTCGTCGACCTCGAGCCTCCGGGGCTCCAGCCGCCCGTGACCACGCCCGAGGGGACCCCCGCGCCCGCTCCGGCGCCCGAGGGGGGCCTGCCCTCGCCGGAGCCCACTGGCGCCACCTGGTTCGTGAGCACCCAGGGCAAGGACACCGCCCCCGGGACGAGCGCGGCGCCGCTGCGGACCGTCCGCCGGGCCGTGGCGCTCGCCCAGCCGGGAGACCTCATCCGGGTGCGCTCGGGCGTGTACGCCGAGGACTTCGTCTTCGATGACCGGGGCGCGACCGCGGCCGCCATCACCGTGCGCGGGGAGGGCTCGCCCCTGCCCACGCTGGTGCCGGGGGGCGGCTCCACGACGGTCGTCCGCGTCCAGGGCCGCTGGCGCCTGGAGAGCCTGCGCGTGGACGTGGGGGGCGCGCCGATGCTCGCCGTGCTCTTCGAGAAGAGCTCGCGCGGCGCCGTGCTCGCCGGCAGCGAGCTGCGCAGCGGCGCCGCGGGGGCGGGGGTGCTCGTGGAGGGCGCCCAGGACGTGCTCTTGCGCGACAACCACATCCACCACTTCATCCGCGAGGATCGCGACTCGCACGGCGTGCTGGTGGTGGGGCCCTCGCGCGGCGTCACCGTGCGCGGCAACGACATCCACCACAACTCGGGGGACTCCATCCAGTGCCAGGCGGGCAGCGCGCCCGCGCAGGTGCTGCTCATCGAGGACAACACCCTGCACGACGAGGGCGAGAACGGCGTGGACATCAAGCGCTGCCTCGACGTCACCGTGCGCGGCAACGTCATGCGGGGCTTTCCCAACACGGCCATCCGCGCGCTGGGCTCCTCCGCGGGCGAGGCCGTGGTCATCCACGAGTCCGCCCAGCGCGTGCTCGTCCAGGACAACATCCTCTCGCGCGCGGGCCGGGGCGTCTCCATCCTCGCGGATGCCGCGCCGCCCGAGGACATCCGCGTGGAGAACAACCTCTTCCAGGAGATCCGCGACGTGCCCGAGGGCAACGGGCAGGGGGTGCGCGTGGCGGGCGCCCGGAACGTGACGGTGGTGGGCAACACCTTCGAGCGCACCGCGAGCTGGGCGATGATGCTGGCCGCCGATGGCGTGGAAGTCCCGGGCCTGGAGGTGCGCGACAACACGCTCCCGGGCACGTCCGCGAGCCTGCTGGTGCGGCTGGGCGAGGCGCGCTACCGGCCCGGCATGGTGCTGCGCGACAACCACTACGCGCGCCAGGGCATCCTCAAGGCGGACCACGTGACGGACGCGCTCACCGGCGCCAACGCGCGTTTCCTGCCGGATTTCCCCGGCGACCGGCTCACCCTCTCCTCGGACGCGAAGCTCCAGGTGTGGCGTCAGGTGCTCGGCCTGGACTCCGGGACGACGCTCCTGGAATGA